Proteins from one Flavobacteriales bacterium genomic window:
- a CDS encoding helix-turn-helix domain-containing protein, with the protein MMNRLREMRIAAGLSQGELAQSAGITRQALYAMEKDQYLPGTEVALHLADALGTSVEDLFSLNEDREILEAELPADHPGVFNSTRVKLATVGNRLVAKPVTELGDVLNYTVPADALILGATTRRKRSVYVQLLKSQKDVEKQILVAGCDPAIYLAGEHVRQQAGNASVVGWNMTSLAALRALKRGDVHVAGIHMRDPRSGEYNLPFLKKYLQGQTVTVVRFAT; encoded by the coding sequence GTGATGAACCGTTTACGTGAAATGCGGATTGCCGCCGGGCTCTCACAAGGAGAACTGGCACAGAGTGCGGGCATTACTCGACAGGCCCTCTATGCCATGGAAAAAGATCAGTATCTTCCGGGAACGGAAGTCGCCTTGCATCTCGCGGATGCTTTGGGAACGTCGGTTGAGGATCTGTTCTCGTTGAATGAGGATCGTGAAATTCTTGAGGCGGAACTGCCGGCCGATCATCCCGGAGTCTTCAATTCCACCAGGGTCAAGTTGGCGACAGTAGGGAATCGCCTGGTGGCCAAACCGGTGACGGAACTGGGAGACGTCCTGAATTATACGGTTCCCGCGGATGCGCTGATATTGGGAGCGACAACCCGGCGAAAACGTTCGGTTTACGTGCAGCTCTTGAAAAGCCAGAAGGACGTGGAAAAGCAAATTCTCGTGGCGGGATGTGATCCCGCCATTTATCTGGCCGGGGAGCACGTTCGACAACAAGCAGGAAACGCGTCGGTTGTCGGGTGGAACATGACAAGCCTTGCCGCTCTGCGTGCGTTAAAACGTGGAGACGTGCACGTCGCGGGGATTCATATGCGGGACCCGCGTTCCGGAGAGTATAACCTTCCGTTTTTGAAAAAGTATTTGCAAGGTCAAACCGTGACGGTCGTCCGGTTTGCCACGT
- a CDS encoding alginate export family protein: LNAYYFGLNDQRSATVGRHRTFSTFGTRLYDDPKPGRIDYEIESVVQTGKKGHVNHFAHFQHIDVGYTLDLPWSPRFLIHYDYASGDRSAHDSQSSAFDTLFGARRFDYMPTGNFGPFFRSNFSSPGWRVIVVPCQGCEVQLKHRAWYLATSRGAFGRNGLHDPTGGSGNFLGHDLELRAQWKT; the protein is encoded by the coding sequence CTCAATGCTTACTATTTCGGATTGAACGACCAACGGAGTGCCACCGTCGGCAGGCACAGAACGTTTTCGACGTTCGGAACCAGACTCTATGATGACCCGAAACCAGGAAGAATCGATTATGAAATCGAGAGCGTCGTGCAGACGGGGAAAAAAGGCCATGTCAATCATTTTGCCCATTTTCAGCACATTGATGTCGGGTACACGCTGGATCTCCCCTGGTCGCCGCGATTTCTGATTCATTATGACTACGCCAGCGGGGACCGGAGCGCGCATGATAGCCAGAGTTCGGCTTTTGATACACTGTTTGGCGCACGACGTTTCGATTATATGCCGACCGGAAATTTCGGACCGTTTTTTCGGTCGAACTTCAGTTCGCCGGGATGGCGGGTGATTGTGGTTCCGTGTCAGGGTTGCGAAGTACAACTCAAACACCGGGCGTGGTATCTCGCGACCTCGAGAGGCGCGTTCGGACGCAACGGGCTGCATGACCCCACGGGCGGATCCGGAAATTTTCTCGGCCATGATCTCGAGTTGCGGGCTCAGTGGAAAACCA